One Megachile rotundata isolate GNS110a chromosome 5, iyMegRotu1, whole genome shotgun sequence genomic region harbors:
- the LOC100881642 gene encoding periodic tryptophan protein 2 homolog isoform X2, producing the protein MKFAYKFNNLLGAVYRKGNLIFTPDGSTVISPVGNRITVYDLKNNKSNTLPIESTYNYTCMDLSPNGTLLIAINAVGEAYIISMMSKRVIHKYHFKQRARCVKFSPDGKHFAVCKGHKVFIFNAPNLYSCEYNPFIMEHVFARAVADTTCIDWSYDSKLIAVGSKDMSIKVYGIEKFENFRSLSLGSHSHVIVACFFEKKSYDLSTISKNGRLSIWECTIDPDDLVQWEPHTKRDKKDDSDTEDDVDVDKAIEKTDKQIKAYERNLQQSQNSVEADQDNNSDNDTDVKRLRYKRLSRHYLANIVQKEQKEVVKLTAAAYHKETSILIVGFNNGSFYLYEMPEVNMIHSLSISQQYISSISVNSTGDWIALGCSTAGQLLVWEWQSETYAMKQQGHSNNMNSIAYSPDGQYIVTGGDDGKVKLWNTMNGFCSITFHEHTSTVTSVLFSHNRKFIVSASLDGTVRAYDLARYRNFKTLTSPRPVQFSCVALDSSDEFLAAGGQDVFEIYLWSLKLGTLLEILSGHEGPVVSLAFNPSITSTELASVSWDKTLKIWNAIESGSAHETIQLTSDGLFVIYKPNGEEVAVATLDGHISFFNCKTAGQIGSIEGRNDLGSGRSATDLITAKKSLQGKAFTSLCYSADGTCILAGGQSKNICIYNVQECMLVKKFVVTQNKSLDGVTDYINKRNLTEFGNKALIEKRGANEGGNVSLKLPGVRSGDMASRNIKPEIRVYSLQFSPTGQAWAAATTEGLLIYALDVGLVFDPFQLELGITPETVKIALNAKEYSKALMMSLRLNEKLLIQRVIESIPLTDTSELESTRHIHFYLLWIETILTKHGSKINSSLQMPILLMLQKNMQKKYDDISKICDFNQYTMSYLKKLGEFKAKKSIIAVTNADEESVISSIEEMDID; encoded by the exons ATGAAATTTGCATATAag TTCAATAATCTGCTTGGAGCAGTTTATCGCaaaggaaatttaatatttactccAGATGGATCAACAGTTATTAGCCCTGTCGGGAATCGGATAACAGTATATGATCTTAAAAA TAATAAGTCAAATACATTACCTATAGAGAGTACTTATAATTATACATGTATGGATTTGTCTCCAAATGGTACTTTACTAATTGCAATTAATGCAG TGGGTGAAGCATATATAATTAGTATGATGAGTAAGAGGGTAATACATAAGTATCATTTCAAACAACGTGCGAGATGTGTGAAGTTTTCTCCAGATGGTAAACATTTTGCAGTATGCAAAGGACATAAAG TATTTATATTCAATGCACCCAACTTATATTCGTGCGAATATAATCCATTCATCATGGAACATGTATTTGCTAGAGCTGTAGCCGATACAACTTGTATTGATTGGTCTTATGATTCAAAACTCATAGCTGTTGGTTCCAAAGATATGTCTATAAAAGTATATGGAATAGAAAAGTTTGAGAACTTTAGGTCTCTTAGTCTTGGTAGCCACTCTCATGTGATAGTAGCATGTTTCTTTGAGAAGAAAAGTTATGATCTGTCTACAATTAGTAA AAATGGACGACTTTCTATTTGGGAGTGTACAATTGATCCAGACGATTTAGTACAATGGGAACCACACACTAAAAGAGATAAAAAAGATGATAGTGACACGGAAGATGATGTTGATGTTGATAAAGCCATAGAGAAAACAGACAAACAAATCAAAGCTTATGAACGCAATTTACAACAATCAC AAAATTCAGTTGAAGCAGATCAGGATAATAATTCTGACAATGATACAGACGTTAAAAGATTACGTTACAAAAGATTATCTCGTCATTATTTGGCCAATATAGTTCAAAAGGAGCAGAAGGAGGTAGTAAAACTTACTGCTGCTGCATACCACAAAGAAACTTCTATTCTAATAGTAGGCTTTAATAATGGTTCATTCTATTTGTACGAAATGCCTGAAGTAAACATGATACATTCTCTTag TATATCACAGCAAtatatttcatcaatttctGTCAATTCAACTGGTGATTGGATTGCTTTAGGATGTTCTACTGCTGGACAATTATTAGTATGGGAATGGCAAAGTGAAACTTATGCAATGAAACAGCAAGGACatagtaataatatgaattctaTAGCATATAGTCCAGATGGTCAATATATTGTTACTGGAGGTGATGATGGGAAAGTGAAATTGTGGAATACCATGAATGGGTTTTGCTCTATCACATTTCATGAACATACATCAACAGTAACAAGCGTATTATTTAGTCataacagaaaatttattgtttCTGCATCACTTGATGGAACTGTTAGAGCATATGATTTAGCAAGatacagaaattttaaaactcttaCTTCACCACGACCAGTACAATTTTCCTGCGTCGCATTGGATTCAAGTGATGAATTTCTTGCCGCGGGAGGTCAAGACGTCTTTGAAATTTACCTATGGAGTCTCAAACTGGGAACTCTTTTAGAG ATATTAAGCGGACACGAAGGCCCGGTTGTCAGTTTAGCATTTAATCCAAGCATCACAAGTACAGAATTAGCATCTGTTTCCTGGGacaaaactttgaaaatatggaacgcAATTGAAAGTGGTTCAGCGCATGAAACAATACAATTAACTTCAGAtggtttatttgttatttataaacCCAATGGTGAAGAAGTAGCAGTTGCTACTTTGGACggacatatttcattttttaattgtaaaactGCGGGACAAATTGGTAGTATTGAAGGAAGAAATGATTTAGGTAGTGGAAGGTCCGCGACCGATCTGATTACAGCAAAGAAAAGTTTACAAGGAAA AGCGTTCACCTCCTTATGTTATTCAGCCGATGGCACGTGTATATTAGCCGGAGGACAATCaaagaatatatgtatttataatgtacaagaatgtatgctggtaaaaaaatttgttgtaaCACAAAATAAATCATTAGATGGTGTTACT GACTATATAAATAAGCGAAATTTaacagaatttggaaataaggCATTAATTGAAAAACGTGGGGCAAACGAAGGAGGAAATGTATCGTTAAAGTTACCGGGTGTTAGAAGTGGAGACATGGCAAGCAGAAATATAAAACCGGAAATTAGAGTATATAGTTTACAATTTTCGCCAACAG GACAGGCTTGGGCTGCTGCTACAACAGAAGGTTTACTTATATACGCGCTAGACGTTGGTCTAGTATTTGATCCTTTTCAACTGGAATTGGGCATAACACCAGAGACAGTGAAAATAGCTTTAAACGCAAAGGAATATTCAAAAG catTAATGATGTCTTTAAGATTAAATGAAAAACTGTTGATACAACGTGTTATAGAAAGTATTCCCTTGACTGATA cATCAGAATTAGAGTCAACTAGGCACATACACTTTTATCTTCTTTGGATAGAAACAATATTAACTAAACATGGGTCAAAAATTAATTCATCGCTTCAGATGCCAATATTACTGATGCTtcaaaaaaatatgcaaaagaAATATGACGATATAAGCAAAAT ATGTGATTTCAATCAGTATACAATGAGTTATCTGAAAAAGCTTGGAGAGTTTAAAGCTAAGAAATCAATCATTGCCGTGACAAACGCTGATGAGGAATCTGTCATATCTTCGATCGAAGAAATGGATATCGACTGA
- the LOC100881642 gene encoding periodic tryptophan protein 2 homolog isoform X3 produces MKFAYKFNNLLGAVYRKGNLIFTPDGSTVISPVGNRITVYDLKNNKSNTLPIESTYNYTCMDLSPNGTLLIAINAVGEAYIISMMSKRVIHKYHFKQRARCVKFSPDGKHFAVCKGHKVFIFNAPNLYSCEYNPFIMEHVFARAVADTTCIDWSYDSKLIAVGSKDMSIKVYGIEKFENFRSLSLGSHSHVIVACFFEKKSYDLSTISKNGRLSIWECTIDPDDLVQWEPHTKRDKKDDSDTEDDVDVDKAIEKTDKQIKAYERNLQQSQNSVEADQDNNSDNDTDVKRLRYKRLSRHYLANIVQKEQKEVVKLTAAAYHKETSILIVGFNNGSFYLYEMPEVNMIHSLSISQQYISSISVNSTGDWIALGCSTAGQLLVWEWQSETYAMKQQGHSNNMNSIAYSPDGQYIVTGGDDGKVKLWNTMNGFCSITFHEHTSTVTSVLFSHNRKFIVSASLDGTVRAYDLARYRNFKTLTSPRPVQFSCVALDSSDEFLAAGGQDVFEIYLWSLKLGTLLEILSGHEGPVVSLAFNPSITSTELASVSWDKTLKIWNAIESGSAHETIQLTSDGLFVIYKPNGEEVAVATLDGHISFFNCKTAGQIGSIEGRNDLGSGRSATDLITAKKSLQGKAFTSLCYSADGTCILAGGQSKNICIYNVQECMLVKKFVVTQNKSLDGVTDYINKRNLTEFGNKALIEKRGANEGGNVSLKLPGVRSGDMASRNIKPEIRVYSLQFSPTGQAWAAATTEGLLIYALDVGLVFDPFQLELGITPETVKIALNAKEYSKASELESTRHIHFYLLWIETILTKHGSKINSSLQMPILLMLQKNMQKKYDDISKICDFNQYTMSYLKKLGEFKAKKSIIAVTNADEESVISSIEEMDID; encoded by the exons ATGAAATTTGCATATAag TTCAATAATCTGCTTGGAGCAGTTTATCGCaaaggaaatttaatatttactccAGATGGATCAACAGTTATTAGCCCTGTCGGGAATCGGATAACAGTATATGATCTTAAAAA TAATAAGTCAAATACATTACCTATAGAGAGTACTTATAATTATACATGTATGGATTTGTCTCCAAATGGTACTTTACTAATTGCAATTAATGCAG TGGGTGAAGCATATATAATTAGTATGATGAGTAAGAGGGTAATACATAAGTATCATTTCAAACAACGTGCGAGATGTGTGAAGTTTTCTCCAGATGGTAAACATTTTGCAGTATGCAAAGGACATAAAG TATTTATATTCAATGCACCCAACTTATATTCGTGCGAATATAATCCATTCATCATGGAACATGTATTTGCTAGAGCTGTAGCCGATACAACTTGTATTGATTGGTCTTATGATTCAAAACTCATAGCTGTTGGTTCCAAAGATATGTCTATAAAAGTATATGGAATAGAAAAGTTTGAGAACTTTAGGTCTCTTAGTCTTGGTAGCCACTCTCATGTGATAGTAGCATGTTTCTTTGAGAAGAAAAGTTATGATCTGTCTACAATTAGTAA AAATGGACGACTTTCTATTTGGGAGTGTACAATTGATCCAGACGATTTAGTACAATGGGAACCACACACTAAAAGAGATAAAAAAGATGATAGTGACACGGAAGATGATGTTGATGTTGATAAAGCCATAGAGAAAACAGACAAACAAATCAAAGCTTATGAACGCAATTTACAACAATCAC AAAATTCAGTTGAAGCAGATCAGGATAATAATTCTGACAATGATACAGACGTTAAAAGATTACGTTACAAAAGATTATCTCGTCATTATTTGGCCAATATAGTTCAAAAGGAGCAGAAGGAGGTAGTAAAACTTACTGCTGCTGCATACCACAAAGAAACTTCTATTCTAATAGTAGGCTTTAATAATGGTTCATTCTATTTGTACGAAATGCCTGAAGTAAACATGATACATTCTCTTag TATATCACAGCAAtatatttcatcaatttctGTCAATTCAACTGGTGATTGGATTGCTTTAGGATGTTCTACTGCTGGACAATTATTAGTATGGGAATGGCAAAGTGAAACTTATGCAATGAAACAGCAAGGACatagtaataatatgaattctaTAGCATATAGTCCAGATGGTCAATATATTGTTACTGGAGGTGATGATGGGAAAGTGAAATTGTGGAATACCATGAATGGGTTTTGCTCTATCACATTTCATGAACATACATCAACAGTAACAAGCGTATTATTTAGTCataacagaaaatttattgtttCTGCATCACTTGATGGAACTGTTAGAGCATATGATTTAGCAAGatacagaaattttaaaactcttaCTTCACCACGACCAGTACAATTTTCCTGCGTCGCATTGGATTCAAGTGATGAATTTCTTGCCGCGGGAGGTCAAGACGTCTTTGAAATTTACCTATGGAGTCTCAAACTGGGAACTCTTTTAGAG ATATTAAGCGGACACGAAGGCCCGGTTGTCAGTTTAGCATTTAATCCAAGCATCACAAGTACAGAATTAGCATCTGTTTCCTGGGacaaaactttgaaaatatggaacgcAATTGAAAGTGGTTCAGCGCATGAAACAATACAATTAACTTCAGAtggtttatttgttatttataaacCCAATGGTGAAGAAGTAGCAGTTGCTACTTTGGACggacatatttcattttttaattgtaaaactGCGGGACAAATTGGTAGTATTGAAGGAAGAAATGATTTAGGTAGTGGAAGGTCCGCGACCGATCTGATTACAGCAAAGAAAAGTTTACAAGGAAA AGCGTTCACCTCCTTATGTTATTCAGCCGATGGCACGTGTATATTAGCCGGAGGACAATCaaagaatatatgtatttataatgtacaagaatgtatgctggtaaaaaaatttgttgtaaCACAAAATAAATCATTAGATGGTGTTACT GACTATATAAATAAGCGAAATTTaacagaatttggaaataaggCATTAATTGAAAAACGTGGGGCAAACGAAGGAGGAAATGTATCGTTAAAGTTACCGGGTGTTAGAAGTGGAGACATGGCAAGCAGAAATATAAAACCGGAAATTAGAGTATATAGTTTACAATTTTCGCCAACAG GACAGGCTTGGGCTGCTGCTACAACAGAAGGTTTACTTATATACGCGCTAGACGTTGGTCTAGTATTTGATCCTTTTCAACTGGAATTGGGCATAACACCAGAGACAGTGAAAATAGCTTTAAACGCAAAGGAATATTCAAAAG cATCAGAATTAGAGTCAACTAGGCACATACACTTTTATCTTCTTTGGATAGAAACAATATTAACTAAACATGGGTCAAAAATTAATTCATCGCTTCAGATGCCAATATTACTGATGCTtcaaaaaaatatgcaaaagaAATATGACGATATAAGCAAAAT ATGTGATTTCAATCAGTATACAATGAGTTATCTGAAAAAGCTTGGAGAGTTTAAAGCTAAGAAATCAATCATTGCCGTGACAAACGCTGATGAGGAATCTGTCATATCTTCGATCGAAGAAATGGATATCGACTGA
- the LOC100881642 gene encoding periodic tryptophan protein 2 homolog isoform X1, which translates to MKFAYKFNNLLGAVYRKGNLIFTPDGSTVISPVGNRITVYDLKNNKSNTLPIESTYNYTCMDLSPNGTLLIAINAVGEAYIISMMSKRVIHKYHFKQRARCVKFSPDGKHFAVCKGHKVFIFNAPNLYSCEYNPFIMEHVFARAVADTTCIDWSYDSKLIAVGSKDMSIKVYGIEKFENFRSLSLGSHSHVIVACFFEKKSYDLSTISKNGRLSIWECTIDPDDLVQWEPHTKRDKKDDSDTEDDVDVDKAIEKTDKQIKAYERNLQQSQNSVEADQDNNSDNDTDVKRLRYKRLSRHYLANIVQKEQKEVVKLTAAAYHKETSILIVGFNNGSFYLYEMPEVNMIHSLSISQQYISSISVNSTGDWIALGCSTAGQLLVWEWQSETYAMKQQGHSNNMNSIAYSPDGQYIVTGGDDGKVKLWNTMNGFCSITFHEHTSTVTSVLFSHNRKFIVSASLDGTVRAYDLARYRNFKTLTSPRPVQFSCVALDSSDEFLAAGGQDVFEIYLWSLKLGTLLEILSGHEGPVVSLAFNPSITSTELASVSWDKTLKIWNAIESGSAHETIQLTSDGLFVIYKPNGEEVAVATLDGHISFFNCKTAGQIGSIEGRNDLGSGRSATDLITAKKSLQGKAFTSLCYSADGTCILAGGQSKNICIYNVQECMLVKKFVVTQNKSLDGVTDYINKRNLTEFGNKALIEKRGANEGGNVSLKLPGVRSGDMASRNIKPEIRVYSLQFSPTGQAWAAATTEGLLIYALDVGLVFDPFQLELGITPETVKIALNAKEYSKALMMSLRLNEKLLIQRVIESIPLTDIELTTASLPDIYVDKILKFIASELESTRHIHFYLLWIETILTKHGSKINSSLQMPILLMLQKNMQKKYDDISKICDFNQYTMSYLKKLGEFKAKKSIIAVTNADEESVISSIEEMDID; encoded by the exons ATGAAATTTGCATATAag TTCAATAATCTGCTTGGAGCAGTTTATCGCaaaggaaatttaatatttactccAGATGGATCAACAGTTATTAGCCCTGTCGGGAATCGGATAACAGTATATGATCTTAAAAA TAATAAGTCAAATACATTACCTATAGAGAGTACTTATAATTATACATGTATGGATTTGTCTCCAAATGGTACTTTACTAATTGCAATTAATGCAG TGGGTGAAGCATATATAATTAGTATGATGAGTAAGAGGGTAATACATAAGTATCATTTCAAACAACGTGCGAGATGTGTGAAGTTTTCTCCAGATGGTAAACATTTTGCAGTATGCAAAGGACATAAAG TATTTATATTCAATGCACCCAACTTATATTCGTGCGAATATAATCCATTCATCATGGAACATGTATTTGCTAGAGCTGTAGCCGATACAACTTGTATTGATTGGTCTTATGATTCAAAACTCATAGCTGTTGGTTCCAAAGATATGTCTATAAAAGTATATGGAATAGAAAAGTTTGAGAACTTTAGGTCTCTTAGTCTTGGTAGCCACTCTCATGTGATAGTAGCATGTTTCTTTGAGAAGAAAAGTTATGATCTGTCTACAATTAGTAA AAATGGACGACTTTCTATTTGGGAGTGTACAATTGATCCAGACGATTTAGTACAATGGGAACCACACACTAAAAGAGATAAAAAAGATGATAGTGACACGGAAGATGATGTTGATGTTGATAAAGCCATAGAGAAAACAGACAAACAAATCAAAGCTTATGAACGCAATTTACAACAATCAC AAAATTCAGTTGAAGCAGATCAGGATAATAATTCTGACAATGATACAGACGTTAAAAGATTACGTTACAAAAGATTATCTCGTCATTATTTGGCCAATATAGTTCAAAAGGAGCAGAAGGAGGTAGTAAAACTTACTGCTGCTGCATACCACAAAGAAACTTCTATTCTAATAGTAGGCTTTAATAATGGTTCATTCTATTTGTACGAAATGCCTGAAGTAAACATGATACATTCTCTTag TATATCACAGCAAtatatttcatcaatttctGTCAATTCAACTGGTGATTGGATTGCTTTAGGATGTTCTACTGCTGGACAATTATTAGTATGGGAATGGCAAAGTGAAACTTATGCAATGAAACAGCAAGGACatagtaataatatgaattctaTAGCATATAGTCCAGATGGTCAATATATTGTTACTGGAGGTGATGATGGGAAAGTGAAATTGTGGAATACCATGAATGGGTTTTGCTCTATCACATTTCATGAACATACATCAACAGTAACAAGCGTATTATTTAGTCataacagaaaatttattgtttCTGCATCACTTGATGGAACTGTTAGAGCATATGATTTAGCAAGatacagaaattttaaaactcttaCTTCACCACGACCAGTACAATTTTCCTGCGTCGCATTGGATTCAAGTGATGAATTTCTTGCCGCGGGAGGTCAAGACGTCTTTGAAATTTACCTATGGAGTCTCAAACTGGGAACTCTTTTAGAG ATATTAAGCGGACACGAAGGCCCGGTTGTCAGTTTAGCATTTAATCCAAGCATCACAAGTACAGAATTAGCATCTGTTTCCTGGGacaaaactttgaaaatatggaacgcAATTGAAAGTGGTTCAGCGCATGAAACAATACAATTAACTTCAGAtggtttatttgttatttataaacCCAATGGTGAAGAAGTAGCAGTTGCTACTTTGGACggacatatttcattttttaattgtaaaactGCGGGACAAATTGGTAGTATTGAAGGAAGAAATGATTTAGGTAGTGGAAGGTCCGCGACCGATCTGATTACAGCAAAGAAAAGTTTACAAGGAAA AGCGTTCACCTCCTTATGTTATTCAGCCGATGGCACGTGTATATTAGCCGGAGGACAATCaaagaatatatgtatttataatgtacaagaatgtatgctggtaaaaaaatttgttgtaaCACAAAATAAATCATTAGATGGTGTTACT GACTATATAAATAAGCGAAATTTaacagaatttggaaataaggCATTAATTGAAAAACGTGGGGCAAACGAAGGAGGAAATGTATCGTTAAAGTTACCGGGTGTTAGAAGTGGAGACATGGCAAGCAGAAATATAAAACCGGAAATTAGAGTATATAGTTTACAATTTTCGCCAACAG GACAGGCTTGGGCTGCTGCTACAACAGAAGGTTTACTTATATACGCGCTAGACGTTGGTCTAGTATTTGATCCTTTTCAACTGGAATTGGGCATAACACCAGAGACAGTGAAAATAGCTTTAAACGCAAAGGAATATTCAAAAG catTAATGATGTCTTTAAGATTAAATGAAAAACTGTTGATACAACGTGTTATAGAAAGTATTCCCTTGACTGATA TTGAATTAACTACAGCAAGTTTACCTGATATCTATGttgataaaatattgaaatttatagcATCAGAATTAGAGTCAACTAGGCACATACACTTTTATCTTCTTTGGATAGAAACAATATTAACTAAACATGGGTCAAAAATTAATTCATCGCTTCAGATGCCAATATTACTGATGCTtcaaaaaaatatgcaaaagaAATATGACGATATAAGCAAAAT ATGTGATTTCAATCAGTATACAATGAGTTATCTGAAAAAGCTTGGAGAGTTTAAAGCTAAGAAATCAATCATTGCCGTGACAAACGCTGATGAGGAATCTGTCATATCTTCGATCGAAGAAATGGATATCGACTGA
- the LOC100881642 gene encoding periodic tryptophan protein 2 homolog isoform X4 — protein sequence MKFAYKFNNLLGAVYRKGNLIFTPDGSTVISPVGNRITVYDLKNNKSNTLPIESTYNYTCMDLSPNGTLLIAINAVGEAYIISMMSKRVIHKYHFKQRARCVKFSPDGKHFAVCKGHKVFIFNAPNLYSCEYNPFIMEHVFARAVADTTCIDWSYDSKLIAVGSKDMSIKVYGIEKFENFRSLSLGSHSHVIVACFFEKKSYDLSTISKNGRLSIWECTIDPDDLVQWEPHTKRDKKDDSDTEDDVDVDKAIEKTDKQIKAYERNLQQSQNSVEADQDNNSDNDTDVKRLRYKRLSRHYLANIVQKEQKEVVKLTAAAYHKETSILIVGFNNGSFYLYEMPEVNMIHSLSISQQYISSISVNSTGDWIALGCSTAGQLLVWEWQSETYAMKQQGHSNNMNSIAYSPDGQYIVTGGDDGKVKLWNTMNGFCSITFHEHTSTVTSVLFSHNRKFIVSASLDGTVRAYDLARYRNFKTLTSPRPVQFSCVALDSSDEFLAAGGQDVFEIYLWSLKLGTLLEILSGHEGPVVSLAFNPSITSTELASVSWDKTLKIWNAIESGSAHETIQLTSDGLFVIYKPNGEEVAVATLDGHISFFNCKTAGQIGSIEGRNDLGSGRSATDLITAKKSLQGKAFTSLCYSADGTCILAGGQSKNICIYNVQECMLVKKFVVTQNKSLDGVTDYINKRNLTEFGNKALIEKRGANEGGNVSLKLPGVRSGDMASRNIKPEIRVYSLQFSPTGQAWAAATTEGLLIYALDVGLVFDPFQLELGITPETVKIALNAKEYSKDVISISIQ from the exons ATGAAATTTGCATATAag TTCAATAATCTGCTTGGAGCAGTTTATCGCaaaggaaatttaatatttactccAGATGGATCAACAGTTATTAGCCCTGTCGGGAATCGGATAACAGTATATGATCTTAAAAA TAATAAGTCAAATACATTACCTATAGAGAGTACTTATAATTATACATGTATGGATTTGTCTCCAAATGGTACTTTACTAATTGCAATTAATGCAG TGGGTGAAGCATATATAATTAGTATGATGAGTAAGAGGGTAATACATAAGTATCATTTCAAACAACGTGCGAGATGTGTGAAGTTTTCTCCAGATGGTAAACATTTTGCAGTATGCAAAGGACATAAAG TATTTATATTCAATGCACCCAACTTATATTCGTGCGAATATAATCCATTCATCATGGAACATGTATTTGCTAGAGCTGTAGCCGATACAACTTGTATTGATTGGTCTTATGATTCAAAACTCATAGCTGTTGGTTCCAAAGATATGTCTATAAAAGTATATGGAATAGAAAAGTTTGAGAACTTTAGGTCTCTTAGTCTTGGTAGCCACTCTCATGTGATAGTAGCATGTTTCTTTGAGAAGAAAAGTTATGATCTGTCTACAATTAGTAA AAATGGACGACTTTCTATTTGGGAGTGTACAATTGATCCAGACGATTTAGTACAATGGGAACCACACACTAAAAGAGATAAAAAAGATGATAGTGACACGGAAGATGATGTTGATGTTGATAAAGCCATAGAGAAAACAGACAAACAAATCAAAGCTTATGAACGCAATTTACAACAATCAC AAAATTCAGTTGAAGCAGATCAGGATAATAATTCTGACAATGATACAGACGTTAAAAGATTACGTTACAAAAGATTATCTCGTCATTATTTGGCCAATATAGTTCAAAAGGAGCAGAAGGAGGTAGTAAAACTTACTGCTGCTGCATACCACAAAGAAACTTCTATTCTAATAGTAGGCTTTAATAATGGTTCATTCTATTTGTACGAAATGCCTGAAGTAAACATGATACATTCTCTTag TATATCACAGCAAtatatttcatcaatttctGTCAATTCAACTGGTGATTGGATTGCTTTAGGATGTTCTACTGCTGGACAATTATTAGTATGGGAATGGCAAAGTGAAACTTATGCAATGAAACAGCAAGGACatagtaataatatgaattctaTAGCATATAGTCCAGATGGTCAATATATTGTTACTGGAGGTGATGATGGGAAAGTGAAATTGTGGAATACCATGAATGGGTTTTGCTCTATCACATTTCATGAACATACATCAACAGTAACAAGCGTATTATTTAGTCataacagaaaatttattgtttCTGCATCACTTGATGGAACTGTTAGAGCATATGATTTAGCAAGatacagaaattttaaaactcttaCTTCACCACGACCAGTACAATTTTCCTGCGTCGCATTGGATTCAAGTGATGAATTTCTTGCCGCGGGAGGTCAAGACGTCTTTGAAATTTACCTATGGAGTCTCAAACTGGGAACTCTTTTAGAG ATATTAAGCGGACACGAAGGCCCGGTTGTCAGTTTAGCATTTAATCCAAGCATCACAAGTACAGAATTAGCATCTGTTTCCTGGGacaaaactttgaaaatatggaacgcAATTGAAAGTGGTTCAGCGCATGAAACAATACAATTAACTTCAGAtggtttatttgttatttataaacCCAATGGTGAAGAAGTAGCAGTTGCTACTTTGGACggacatatttcattttttaattgtaaaactGCGGGACAAATTGGTAGTATTGAAGGAAGAAATGATTTAGGTAGTGGAAGGTCCGCGACCGATCTGATTACAGCAAAGAAAAGTTTACAAGGAAA AGCGTTCACCTCCTTATGTTATTCAGCCGATGGCACGTGTATATTAGCCGGAGGACAATCaaagaatatatgtatttataatgtacaagaatgtatgctggtaaaaaaatttgttgtaaCACAAAATAAATCATTAGATGGTGTTACT GACTATATAAATAAGCGAAATTTaacagaatttggaaataaggCATTAATTGAAAAACGTGGGGCAAACGAAGGAGGAAATGTATCGTTAAAGTTACCGGGTGTTAGAAGTGGAGACATGGCAAGCAGAAATATAAAACCGGAAATTAGAGTATATAGTTTACAATTTTCGCCAACAG GACAGGCTTGGGCTGCTGCTACAACAGAAGGTTTACTTATATACGCGCTAGACGTTGGTCTAGTATTTGATCCTTTTCAACTGGAATTGGGCATAACACCAGAGACAGTGAAAATAGCTTTAAACGCAAAGGAATATTCAAAAG ATGTGATTTCAATCAGTATACAATGA